Proteins encoded in a region of the Antedon mediterranea chromosome 2, ecAntMedi1.1, whole genome shotgun sequence genome:
- the LOC140040049 gene encoding tubby-related protein 3-like isoform X1: MYHHDSGTTYSAHGAWSTPPGMVDEERNPSQANLRQQKLEKQRALLMEKQRQKNSTPMMMKPNEERTGSAGKTKRRLPEETRPLVSPTRSSSASDSLHGIDGPASYMLNGSTTTVQVLTVGCTSTDSDDETLQFKETTETEKKLKAMGISSRANFEENDEQMIPTAPSLQATSPYSPPTYQDAVDNSMNSNSNSNLNIENQERQNSGTDSRGAIGGGLTIDDLDAFVLRPAPQGQTVKCRISRDKKGIDRGMYPTYFLHMERDDGKRIFLLAARRRKKSTTSNYLLSTDATDLSRDGEAYSGKLRSNFMGTHFTIYDNGISPGKPGQLDDGSNLREEVAAVIYDTNVLGFKGPRKMTVIIPGMSLDHERVPIRPQNNRDCLIERFKGKQMDNLLELHNKTPVWNDDTQSYVLNFHGRVTQASVKNFQIVHENDVDYIIMQFGRVGEEVFTMDYNYPLCAVQAFGIALSSFDSKLACE; this comes from the exons GACAACATACTCGGCCCATGGTGCTTGGTCCACTCCGCCCGGGATGGTTGATGAAGAGCGAAACCCGTCTCAAGCAAATTTAAGACAACAGAAATTAGAAAAACAG CGAGCGCTCCTTATGGAGAAGCAGCGACAGAAAAACAGTACACCCATGATGATGAAACCAAATGAAGAGAGAACTGGTTCTGCTGGCAAAACAAAAAGAAGGCTGCCAGAGGAAACCAGACCTTTGGTTTCTCCAACCAGAAGCTCATCAGCCAGTGACAGTTTACATG GTATTGATGGCCCCGCCTCGTACATGTTGAATGGTAGTACCACCACCGTGCAAGTACTCACAGTAGGTTGTACAAGTACAGACTCAGATGACGAAACTCTGCAATTTAAAGAAACAACAG aaactgaaaagaaattaaaagcAATGGGAATATCATCGAGAGCGAACTTTGAGGAGAATGACGAGCAAATGATACCAACAGCGCCCTCCCTACAAGCTACGTCGCCATACTCCCCTCCAACGTACCAGGATGCTGTAGATAACAGCATGAACTCAAATTCAAACTCAAACTTAAACATAGAAAATCAAGAGCGACAAAATTCAGGAACA gaCTCGAGAGGTGCTATTGGCGGAGGTCTCACAATAGATGATTTGGATGCATTCGTACTACGACCTGCGCCACAAGGCCAAACAGTAAAATGTAGAATTTCTCGCGATAAAAAGGGCATCGACCGAGGCATGTACCCGACATATTTCTTACACATGGAACGAGATGATGGAAAAAGg attttcttgTTGGCAGCTCGTCGAAGAAAAAAGAGCACGACTTCAAACTACTTACTTTCAACAGACGCCACAGATTTGTCAAGAGATGGGGAAGCATACTCTGGAAAGCTACG gTCAAATTTCATGGGAACACATTTCACAATATATGATAATGGCATCAGTCCGGGCAAGCCAGGGCAACTGGATGATGGAAGCAATTTGCGAGAAGAGGTAGCGGCCGTAATCTAT GACACAAACGTTTTAGGATTCAAAGGACCAAGAAAAATGACCGTTATCATTCCTGGCATGAGCTTAGATCATGAACGAGTTCCCATCAGACCGCAAAAT AATCGAGATTGTTTGATTGAGAGATTTAAAGGAAAGCAGATGGATAATTTACTTGAACTGCACAACAAGACTCCGGTTTGGAATGACG ataCGCAATCTTACGTTCTTAATTTTCATGGTCGAGTGACTCAAGCCTCCGTAAAGAACTTTCAGATTGTTCATGAGAACGATG tgGACTACATCATAATGCAATTTGGACGTGTAGGTGAAGAAGTTTTCACGATGGACTACAACTACCCTTTATGTGCTGTGCAAGCCTTTGGTATTGCTCTTAGCAGTTTTGACAGCAAGTTGGCTTGCGAATAG
- the LOC140040049 gene encoding tubby-related protein 3-like isoform X2 codes for MGRFLRALLMEKQRQKNSTPMMMKPNEERTGSAGKTKRRLPEETRPLVSPTRSSSASDSLHGIDGPASYMLNGSTTTVQVLTVGCTSTDSDDETLQFKETTETEKKLKAMGISSRANFEENDEQMIPTAPSLQATSPYSPPTYQDAVDNSMNSNSNSNLNIENQERQNSGTDSRGAIGGGLTIDDLDAFVLRPAPQGQTVKCRISRDKKGIDRGMYPTYFLHMERDDGKRIFLLAARRRKKSTTSNYLLSTDATDLSRDGEAYSGKLRSNFMGTHFTIYDNGISPGKPGQLDDGSNLREEVAAVIYDTNVLGFKGPRKMTVIIPGMSLDHERVPIRPQNNRDCLIERFKGKQMDNLLELHNKTPVWNDDTQSYVLNFHGRVTQASVKNFQIVHENDVDYIIMQFGRVGEEVFTMDYNYPLCAVQAFGIALSSFDSKLACE; via the exons ATGGGACGTTTTTTG CGAGCGCTCCTTATGGAGAAGCAGCGACAGAAAAACAGTACACCCATGATGATGAAACCAAATGAAGAGAGAACTGGTTCTGCTGGCAAAACAAAAAGAAGGCTGCCAGAGGAAACCAGACCTTTGGTTTCTCCAACCAGAAGCTCATCAGCCAGTGACAGTTTACATG GTATTGATGGCCCCGCCTCGTACATGTTGAATGGTAGTACCACCACCGTGCAAGTACTCACAGTAGGTTGTACAAGTACAGACTCAGATGACGAAACTCTGCAATTTAAAGAAACAACAG aaactgaaaagaaattaaaagcAATGGGAATATCATCGAGAGCGAACTTTGAGGAGAATGACGAGCAAATGATACCAACAGCGCCCTCCCTACAAGCTACGTCGCCATACTCCCCTCCAACGTACCAGGATGCTGTAGATAACAGCATGAACTCAAATTCAAACTCAAACTTAAACATAGAAAATCAAGAGCGACAAAATTCAGGAACA gaCTCGAGAGGTGCTATTGGCGGAGGTCTCACAATAGATGATTTGGATGCATTCGTACTACGACCTGCGCCACAAGGCCAAACAGTAAAATGTAGAATTTCTCGCGATAAAAAGGGCATCGACCGAGGCATGTACCCGACATATTTCTTACACATGGAACGAGATGATGGAAAAAGg attttcttgTTGGCAGCTCGTCGAAGAAAAAAGAGCACGACTTCAAACTACTTACTTTCAACAGACGCCACAGATTTGTCAAGAGATGGGGAAGCATACTCTGGAAAGCTACG gTCAAATTTCATGGGAACACATTTCACAATATATGATAATGGCATCAGTCCGGGCAAGCCAGGGCAACTGGATGATGGAAGCAATTTGCGAGAAGAGGTAGCGGCCGTAATCTAT GACACAAACGTTTTAGGATTCAAAGGACCAAGAAAAATGACCGTTATCATTCCTGGCATGAGCTTAGATCATGAACGAGTTCCCATCAGACCGCAAAAT AATCGAGATTGTTTGATTGAGAGATTTAAAGGAAAGCAGATGGATAATTTACTTGAACTGCACAACAAGACTCCGGTTTGGAATGACG ataCGCAATCTTACGTTCTTAATTTTCATGGTCGAGTGACTCAAGCCTCCGTAAAGAACTTTCAGATTGTTCATGAGAACGATG tgGACTACATCATAATGCAATTTGGACGTGTAGGTGAAGAAGTTTTCACGATGGACTACAACTACCCTTTATGTGCTGTGCAAGCCTTTGGTATTGCTCTTAGCAGTTTTGACAGCAAGTTGGCTTGCGAATAG